In one window of Epinephelus fuscoguttatus linkage group LG20, E.fuscoguttatus.final_Chr_v1 DNA:
- the LOC125880769 gene encoding RNA-binding protein with serine-rich domain 1-like produces MAPSPTKRKEDDKSKQRGKEKSGATKEGADKDRGREKNRTRRSASSGSSSSSSSSSSGSSSGSSSGSSSSASSHSGSSSSRSSSSSSSSSPSPSRQRHNNRRRSRSKSKSAKKDERDRRRRSPTPKPTKVYLGRLTRNVIKEHIQEIFSTYGKIKMIDMPMHRVHPHLSKGYAYVEFETPEEAEKALKHMDGGQIDGQEITVTAVLTPTVRPPPRRLSPPRRMLPPPMWRRTPPRMRRRSRSPRRRSPVRRRSRSPGRRRHRSRSSSNSSR; encoded by the exons AT GGCGCCATCCCCAACAAAGAGGAAGGAGGATGACAAGAGTAAGCAGCGAGGTAAGGAGAAGTCAGGAGCCACGAAAGAGGGAGCTGACAAAGACCGGGGCCGAGAGAAGAACCGCACACGGCGCAGCGCTTCCAGTGGGAGCAGCAG ctccagctccagcagcagctcaggcTCCAGCTCAGGCTCCTCAAGTGGCTCCAGCTCCTCTGCCTCCAGCCACTCAGGCTCATCCAGCTCccgctcctcttcctcctcctcctcgtcctcacCGAGCCCCAGCCGCCAGCGCCACAACAACAGACGACGATCACGCTCCAA GTCAAAGTCGGCAAAGAAGGATGAAAGGGACCGGCGACGTCGAAGCCCCACACCCAAACCCACGAAGGTCTACCTGGGCCGGCTGACCAGAAATGTTATCAAG GAACACATCCAGGAGATCTTCTCTACTTACGGCAAGATTAAGATGATTGACATGCCCATGCATCGCGTCCACCCTCACCTGTCCAAAGGCTACGCCTACGTAGAGTTTGAGACACCTGAGGAGGCGGAGAAGGCCCTGAAGCACATGGACGGAG GTCAGATTGATGGTCAGGAGATCACAGTCACAGCTGTGCTGACTCCTACAGTGCGCCCTCCCCCTCGCAGGCTGTCGCCTCCACGCAGGATGCTTCCACCACCAATGTGGCGACGCACTCCACCTCGAATGAGGAGAAG GTCTCGGTCTCCACGGCGACGCTCCCCAGTGCGTCGCAGGTCACGATCACCTGGCCGCCGTCGTCACCGGTCACGCTCTAGTTCCAACTCTTCCCGCTAG
- the LOC125880763 gene encoding solute carrier family 2, facilitated glucose transporter member 11-like translates to MKLGANCSSCEKLLAVGYRGKDTHFSGTMSLQMNSKDEPEETSKPSGGARILALTVLSAAIGGTFQYGYNISIINAPTSYIQSFINDTYMERWGVGLETPQVTLVWTLIVSAFSLGGWLGALLAGPLAVRCGRKNSLLLNNSFLFVGAVLVLTCRVAKSFEMIILARLLVGMNSGVSMNIQPMYFGESAPKHLRGAVAFSSAVFTAFGIFLGQVVGITGLLGAEPLWPYLLASNALPGLIQLLTLPWFPESPRYLLIDRGDREACVRALRKLRGGEAPVLEMEEMLQEQQQHQNSAASVKTPWSLFKDPDLRSQLRTVMAASSAMMLCGNDSIYFYASYIFLEAGIPPEKIQYVTIGTGASELTASILSNLLIERVGRRYLLLGGYSLMSCWSVVFTVALTLQSRGVAGMAYLSMVCVFAYILSFGLGPAGVTGILPAEIFDQGARPAAYMVAGSCMWISLFLVGMLFPFIVKGLGNFCFLPFMAVCLVSALFLGFTLPETKGKTVAEITAEFDRKNGVKREKPDLHVHEPIREYYQLGKACSFTTLMQDSDPDHKNATEI, encoded by the coding sequence ATGAAGCTAGGCGCTAACTGTAGCTCTTGTGAGAAATTACTTGCTGTTGGATACAGAGGGAAGGACACACACTTCTCTGGGACAATGAGCCTTCAGATGAACTCCAAAGATGAGCCAGAAGAAACCAGCAAACCGTCAGGCGGTGCCAGGATCCTTGCTTTGACTGTTTTGTCTGCTGCCATCGGAGGCACCTTCCAGTATGGCTACAACATCTCAATCATCAACGCTCCCACCAGCTACATCCAGAGCTTCATCAATGATACCTACATGGAGCGCTGGGGCGTCGGCTTGGAGACCCCTCAGGTGACCCTAGTGTGGACTCTTATTGTGTCTGCCTTCTCACTAGGCGGTTGGCTGGGAGCCCTGCTGGCGGGACCTCTGGCAGTCCGCTGTGGGAGAAAGAACTCTCTGCTTCTGAACAActcctttttgtttgttggtgctGTGCTCGTGCTGACATGCAGAGTGGCGAAATCATTTGAGATGATCATCCTTGCTCGTCTTCTGGTGGGGATGAACTCAGGTGTCAGTATGAACATTCAGCCTATGTACTTTGGGGAAAGCGCACCCAAACATCTCCGGGGTGCTGtggctttttcctctgctgttttCACTGCATTTGGGATCTTCCTGGGTCAGGTTGTTGGAATAACTGGATTGTTGGGTGCAGAGCCTCTTTGGCCCTACTTACTAGCTAGTAACGCTTTGCCAGGCTTGATCCAGCTCCTTACCCTACCCTGGTTCCCTGAAAGCCCCAGATACCTTCTCATCGACAGGGGAGACAGGGAAGCATGTGTGCGGGCGCTGAGAAAGCTTCGTGGTGGGGAGGCTCCAGTCttggagatggaggagatgcttcaggagcagcagcagcatcaaaactctgcagcctcTGTCAAGACGCCCTGGTCTCTGTTTAAGGATCCTGACCTACGATCCCAGCTCAGAACAGTCATGGCTGCCAGTAGTGCCATGATGCTCTGCGGCAACGACTCCATCTACTTCTACGCTTCCTATATCTTTCTCGAAGCGGGGATTCCTccagagaaaatccaatatGTCACCATAGGTACAGGGGCATCTGAGCTAACTGCTTCCATACTGAGCAATCTGCTGATTGAACGTGTGGGCCGCAGGTACCTTCTTTTGGGAGGGTACAGTCTTATGTCATGCTGGTCTGTAGTCTTCACTGTAGCTCTCACCCTCCAGAGCCGCGGCGTGGCTGGGATGGCTTACCTCAGCATGGTATGCGTGTTTGCCTACATTCTCAGTTTTGGCTTAGGTCCAGCGGGGGTGACCGGAATCTTACCAGCTGAGATCTTCGACCAGGGGGCTCGGCCGGCAGCATACATGGTAGCTGGCTCGTGTATGTGGATCAGCCTGTTCTTGGTGGGAATGCTGTTCCCCTTCATCGTCAAAGGCCTGGGGAACTTCTGCTTCCTGCCATTCATGGCTGTGTGTTTGGTGTCTGCTTTGTTTTTGGGGTTCACTCTACCAGAGACTAAGGGGAAGACAGTGGCTGAGATCACTGCAGAGTTTGATAGAAAGAATGGCGTGAAGAGGGAGAAGCCAGACCTGCACGTGCACGAGCCCATTAGGGAGTACTACCAGCTGGGTAAAGCCTGCTCCTTCACTACCCTAATGCAAGATTCTGACCCTGACCATAAGAACGCAACTGAAATTTGA